The nucleotide window TTCAACACGGGAGCGGCAATGCCCTCGTCCTGCGTCAAAATCGCCTCAAGCAGATGCGCTGGGCGGATGTCCGGGTTGCCGGCCGCCGACGCCTTCTGCAGCGCCTGCCGAATCGCCTCCTGCGTCTTGGTGGTGGGGTTAAAAGTTCCCATCAGTCGCGTTACTCCTTCGCTTTTATTACTTGGTTCTCGCTAGACGTAACGCACACGGGGTTGAGTCTGTTCCTATCAATCCCAAAATTGCTGGAAAAAGTTGCGCGGGGGCCGCTAAGGTTCGCCCCGGGCTTACGCGACCAAACCACGACAAGATGCGCGACCACGGCGACCCACAGCCACAAACCCGGATAGTTACGCACGCTTACGTATGGAACTGCACACGTAAGGGGCTTCAACTATCCGGGTTTGGGTGTGTTGTCCGGGTTTGTCGGTGCTCGGTGCTGCGGGTGGGTGCGGCAGGCGGGAGCGGGAAAGGCGTCAGACAGGCCGTCGAGAAGCGTCCGGCTCCCGCGACTGGCGCGAAACCGGAACCCAACGCAGCACATACGCGACGCCGACCACCCCGACCGCGATCGTGAAGGCGGCCCACCCGAAACCGGTAGTGAAACCGGCGATGACCGCGATCGGCGCGAGGATGGTCATGCCGATCTCAAACGGCGCGAAACCGACGTAGGCCACGCCGTACTCATTGAGTGTGCCGGATTTCAGCTTCGGATCGACCATCTTCAGCAACGCGATACCGGTGGCCACAGCGGCGGTCGCCCAGCCCCAGCCGAAGATGCCGCGCTCGAGCCACTTCTCGCCGAAGAACGTCGGCGCCGCCCACAGCATCCATACGACACAGAACACGGTGCCCAGCACGAAGATGAGTACGAGCGCCTGCCAGTAGCCGGCAAGCGCGGCGGGGACGATGGAGGCGATGCCGAACGCGATCATGTAGTCGGTCGCCGCGCCCGCGATCGAGCCGACGGTGTCGCGGTCGAGGTAGTTCGGGCGGCGCAGCACGCGCAGCAGCATGCGTCCAATCAGCCCGATCACAAAGGCCATTTCTGCAGGATGAGCAGCCGGTTTCGCAACACGTTGCCGACAATCAGCAGGATAGACAGCCAGCCAATGTCGGTGAGCAGGGTATATGGCGTGAATTCCACCGGTTCCCACCTTTCGATTCTTCGGTTTTAGCAGCCACCTTAACTGACGCGCGGGGGCCTGCATAAAACCGGATCTGCCGGGTGAGCAGCTAATCTTATGGTCTATGAGTATCCCTGCCGCACTCATACAGAGACCGGGCCTGGTGCGGGCCGCGATGTATAGCCGTTTCATCGATGCATACGGGCAGCAGGGAGCCGCAATCTTGCCGGAAGGCACGCGGGAAGTGCCACAAACACTTGTCGACGCCGCCTTTTGGATCTTGTCCCATTCCCCCAACGCCAAACTGCGCCCCGGTGTGATCAAACGTGTGCGGGCATGGGCGCTGGATCTGCGCCGCGTGGGCTTTCCGTCCGCGGAATTCCCGGCGGTCGCGAACATGCTTGCCGACGCCTCCGCCGCCGATTCCCAGTCCCGCGAGATCCTCGTCGCCGTCGCCGAAACGATGCGCACCGCGGTTGAAGAAGCTGACTTAGCCGGGATCCCAGCGGCATCCGCCGCGCAGATCACTGAGGTCGCTCCGGCAGGTGGGACGGACAGCGGGGTGACCATCGTCCAATTGGAAGCCGGCATCCAGGTGGATTACGCTCCCGGCCAGGTCTTGCCAGTCATGCAGGTGGGTCGGCAGGGGGTGTGGCGCGGTTTGGCGCCGGCGCTGCCGTCGAATAGCTTTGGCCAACTCGAGTTCCATGTGGACGGTGAGATTGAACCCGAGGCCGGGACGTACCTGACGCTGGGTGCCGCGCGCGGCCCGAGCCCGGTGCTGGATTGTGAACAGGCGATGATTGCCGCGGTGGGCACCGGCTGGGCGGCGGCCAAAGCCATGCTTTTCGGCATATTGGAGCGTGAGACCCGCCCGGATGTCCACCTGCTGATCGGTGCGGACACGACTGATGAGCTCTACGATCTGCGCACCATCGGCGCGCTGAACCAGGCACATGACTGGCTGACCGTCACCTGCGCCGTGACAGACGGCGAGGACGCCGGCCCCGCACAGGAGGCGGGGCTGAACCACGTGTGGGCGCCGCTGTCTGCCTTTCTCGCCGGTGCGGGCACGTGGTGGGGCCGCGAGGTGGTGCTGTGCGGGACGAAGGCGCGTACCGATGAGCTGGTGCGTTCGCTGCACGCGGCGGGTGCCGAGAGGGCACAGAACGGGATTACCGTCGTTGCGCACGACGCGCAGTTCGACTGGACTACCCCGCCCGACGAGGGCTAGCCCCGCTGCCGCATTGTTACCGCTTCCTTACCGCATCCTTACCGCATCACCGTGTTTTCGGTGATCGCGACCACCGGCAGCGCCTTGCGGGCCGCGGCGACTTCACTCAGATCGATGTCCACGATGAGCGTCTCTGGCGCGTAGCCAGCTTCGGCGATACGCACACCCTGCGGGTTGACCACTACGGAGTGGCCAATGCCGGTCGGGCCGGACTCCTCCCCCGCTCTCTCCTCCCAATCGGGCCGGGCTTGTCCGGTCGCTGCGATGAACACGCCCGCATCCAATGCACGCGCCGCGTTTAGCGCCCGCCACTGCTCGAGCTTGCCCGGCCCATCAGCCCAGCTCGTGGGCACCACGATGACCTCAGCGCCGCGTCGCGCAAGCTCCTTGAACTGCTCCGGGAAGCGGATGTCAAAGCAGATCGCCATGCCGACCACCACACTCTCGCCGTCCGCTTCGTGCACGAACGTGACCAGCTCCTCACCGGTTCTCACCGTGTCAGATTCGCGGTAATCAAACGCGTCGTACGCGTGAATCTTGTCGTAGCCCGTGTGCGTCCCGCCGCCGGTCACCAGCGCGGTGTTGCGCACCCGGTTCACCGTCTTTCGCTCACCGTTGCTCTCGAGCACGTTGGTGTCGGCGGGGCGGAACATGCCCGCGACCACGGTTACCCCGAGCTCGTCGGCAAGCGTGCGCATCGCCGTCGAGAACTCCCCGTCGAGTTCTTCCGCCTGCGTGTCTAGTCTGCCCTGGTCAAAGGCCTGACTTGTGGCCTCTGGCAGCACGATCAGGCTGGCACCCGCGGCCGCTGCGTCGCGGATCAGCGGCTCGACGCGCGCAAAATTCTCGCTCTTATCGGCGCCGGTGATCACTTGCAATAAGGCAATCCTCATGTGGATAACTCTAATGCGCGTGGCAGCGGGTTATCCACAGATCGTTCACTCGCTCTTGATTTTGTTTATTTCGCTTTGGCATGGTTGTCGGCATGAACTTTCTCGCCCTTTCCGACACCACTGCCCCCACCGCCCGCGCACACCTCCCCGACACCTCCACCCTCCCTACAGCACAGCTTTCCCCATCGCTCGCAGCCACAGCCCTCGCCGCAGTGCAGCACAAGGAGCATTTGCTTATCGACGGCACACTGCGCCGCCTAACCAACCACCTCGACTCCATCGCCACTTTTGCCCAGACAGCCGCCGACATCGACACTGCTCTTGACACTGCACTCGACACTGCCCTCGCGAGGTCGCTGCGCAATGGCTAGCCCTGCGACCCTTCCTACATACGCGCCCCGCCTCGACCCCAATGAGTTGCGCGCGGCTGCGTCCCTCGTGTCGAGCGCAGGGGCGACCGTATCGGCCCGCGCACGCGCCACGCGTGAGGCGGCTACTGCTATCAGTGCGACCGGGTTCGCAGGCCCCGCTCCCGATCTTGCGCTTGTTCGGCTGGCCGATTTCTCAACTGAGCTGGATGGCCACGCGCAGAGTTTGCGCCGCATCGCTGAGCTGCTCATCTGGGCCGCCCGTGCACAATCGGCGCTGGATGCCGCCGCCCACGCCGCCCAGGCGGCTGGCCATTACCGGATCATCGTCTGGCTCAACGCACTGTCGATGCAGCTTGATACGGAGCTTGCCCGCGAGATCAACCGCACCCGCGGCGCAGGGTTCGACGCGTTGGTGAACCACCCGGACACCGCGGTCCACGAGCTCCACGCGCACCACATGTCCACCCTGCCTGCGAGCACACAAGCGGTGATCGACGCTGCAGGCGGCATAGTGCTTGAGGCTGGTCCCAGCGGGAGCACAGTCCTTGTCGGTGACTCCATCGACCCGGCGCGCGTGATCACCATGGTCGCTGGCGCAACGACAGGCCACCCCGACTCCCTCGGCCACGAACTGCAGAAGGCACA belongs to Corynebacterium glaucum and includes:
- a CDS encoding carbon-nitrogen hydrolase family protein, encoding MRIALLQVITGADKSENFARVEPLIRDAAAAGASLIVLPEATSQAFDQGRLDTQAEELDGEFSTAMRTLADELGVTVVAGMFRPADTNVLESNGERKTVNRVRNTALVTGGGTHTGYDKIHAYDAFDYRESDTVRTGEELVTFVHEADGESVVVGMAICFDIRFPEQFKELARRGAEVIVVPTSWADGPGKLEQWRALNAARALDAGVFIAATGQARPDWEERAGEESGPTGIGHSVVVNPQGVRIAEAGYAPETLIVDIDLSEVAAARKALPVVAITENTVMR
- a CDS encoding alpha/beta hydrolase, whose protein sequence is MASPATLPTYAPRLDPNELRAAASLVSSAGATVSARARATREAATAISATGFAGPAPDLALVRLADFSTELDGHAQSLRRIAELLIWAARAQSALDAAAHAAQAAGHYRIIVWLNALSMQLDTELAREINRTRGAGFDALVNHPDTAVHELHAHHMSTLPASTQAVIDAAGGIVLEAGPSGSTVLVGDSIDPARVITMVAGATTGHPDSLGHELQKAQLIAQRTGATVVVWQGYQPPKTLPRALSPASASEGAVNLAMFQAALEERYPDAQKTVVAHSYGTVVATRAAQRSGLLADELWLLGSPGVYGESVNDLTLAGPDSQVFVVDADRDPILALRRGNQGVLGGSSPSTASYGATVVEGVTGDHSSYFTDEAFLTALSQPPGSKLQKSVGSTVER